Proteins co-encoded in one Neoarius graeffei isolate fNeoGra1 chromosome 11, fNeoGra1.pri, whole genome shotgun sequence genomic window:
- the ptgr2 gene encoding prostaglandin reductase 2 isoform X3: MLTVQRVVLSSRPGENGHPSPDNFRAEEKSLSTELKQGEILTRTLYLSVDPYMRCRMNEDTGVDYVLPWRLEECIDGGGVGVVEASKNAQLAIGDIVTSFNWRWQTHDVIDGNCVQKVDPRMVDGHLSYVLGAVGMPGLTALLGVREKGHVIRGAGQTMVISGASGACGSLAGQISRLDGCERVVGICGSDEKCQILVSQLGFTAAVNYKKGDISAALKDSCPNGVDVYFDNVGGPISDTVISQLFRTQPSDVFVAV; this comes from the exons ATGTTAACAGTGCAAAGAGTTGTTTTGTCCTCTCGGCCAG GGGAAAACGGCCATCCATCTCCTGATAACTTCCGTGCGGAGGAGAAGAGTTTATCAACTGAGCTGAAACAGGGAGAAATCCTCACCAGGACACTGTATCTGTCTGTTGACCCCTACATG CGTTGTCGCATGAATGAGGATACGGGTGTTGATTATGTGCTGCCATGGAGGTTGGAGGAGTGTATCGATGGCGGTGGGGTTGGTGTAGTGGAGGCCAGCAAGAACGCACAACTGGCCATCGGTGACATTGTCACCTCCTTCAACTGGCGTTGGCAAACCCATGATGTGATTGATGGTAACTGTGTACAGAAG gTTGACCCCAGGATGGTTGACGGCCACTTGTCGTATGTACTGGGTGCAGTAGGCATGCCCGGACTCACTGCTCTGCTCGGTGTGAGAGAGAAAGGACATGTGATTCGTGGGGCTGGACAGACCATGGTGATCAGTGGAGCATCTGGAgcttgtgggtcacttgctggacAG ATTAGCAGATTGGATGGCTGTGAGAGAGTGGTTGGGATCTGTGGCTCAGATGAGAAATGCCAGATCCTGGTGTCGCAGCTTGGTTTCACAGCAGCTGTGAATTATAAGAAGGGGGACATCTCGGCAGCACTGAAGGACAGTTGTCCCAACGGAGTAGACGTCTACTTTGACAATGTTGGAGGTCCTATTAGTGACACGGTCATATCACAG TTATTCAGAACTCAACCATCTGACGTTTTTGTCGCTGTCTAA
- the ptgr2 gene encoding prostaglandin reductase 2 isoform X4: MLTVQRVVLSSRPGENGHPSPDNFRAEEKSLSTELKQGEILTRTLYLSVDPYMRCRMNEDTGVDYVLPWRLEECIDGGGVGVVEASKNAQLAIGDIVTSFNWRWQTHDVIDGNCVQKVDPRMVDGHLSYVLGAVGMPGLTALLGVREKGHVIRGAGQTMVISGASGACGSLAGQISRLDGCERVVGICGSDEKCQILVSQLGFTAAVNYKKGDISAALKDSCPNGVDVYFDNVGGPISDTVISQLYCR, from the exons ATGTTAACAGTGCAAAGAGTTGTTTTGTCCTCTCGGCCAG GGGAAAACGGCCATCCATCTCCTGATAACTTCCGTGCGGAGGAGAAGAGTTTATCAACTGAGCTGAAACAGGGAGAAATCCTCACCAGGACACTGTATCTGTCTGTTGACCCCTACATG CGTTGTCGCATGAATGAGGATACGGGTGTTGATTATGTGCTGCCATGGAGGTTGGAGGAGTGTATCGATGGCGGTGGGGTTGGTGTAGTGGAGGCCAGCAAGAACGCACAACTGGCCATCGGTGACATTGTCACCTCCTTCAACTGGCGTTGGCAAACCCATGATGTGATTGATGGTAACTGTGTACAGAAG gTTGACCCCAGGATGGTTGACGGCCACTTGTCGTATGTACTGGGTGCAGTAGGCATGCCCGGACTCACTGCTCTGCTCGGTGTGAGAGAGAAAGGACATGTGATTCGTGGGGCTGGACAGACCATGGTGATCAGTGGAGCATCTGGAgcttgtgggtcacttgctggacAG ATTAGCAGATTGGATGGCTGTGAGAGAGTGGTTGGGATCTGTGGCTCAGATGAGAAATGCCAGATCCTGGTGTCGCAGCTTGGTTTCACAGCAGCTGTGAATTATAAGAAGGGGGACATCTCGGCAGCACTGAAGGACAGTTGTCCCAACGGAGTAGACGTCTACTTTGACAATGTTGGAGGTCCTATTAGTGACACGGTCATATCACAG CTTTATTGTAGATGA